In Arthrobacter citreus, a genomic segment contains:
- a CDS encoding sugar ABC transporter substrate-binding protein, with translation MKRIRGIGAVAFAGVTILALSGCQQGSASNESENADGGPVTLQFQSLSDQPTTQAAVKSIVDQWNTENEDVQVKIVQAGWDGTFDKLITQFTGGTAPDIIHYEASSIASFAADGYLADLTDLIDEDLKQDISEGIWDSVTQDGEIIAYPSTLQSYMVFANADLLEAAGVEVPTGDTMTWEELQTIAKATTTEGNFGIGWGLGSPTATMMSLSLGFDGGFFDGEGTDASIDVGDSELAVPELIHEMAYTDKSIEPTSLTQSGSDVLASFYGGKVAMTVQGSFQATNIANDAPEGLNWVALPPLEGSAGAIQAANPQTYSVNVDSEYVDESADFLNFFMSAENLASIAYADALIPASSSARTEVETLAADNPAWEQVLASGEGLQGPPFLKVEKYTEWKDTIATPAFQQYLADQITSDELANQLSTGWTDIAG, from the coding sequence GCGGTTGCCAGCAGGGCAGTGCCAGCAATGAATCGGAGAACGCCGACGGCGGCCCCGTAACCCTCCAGTTCCAGTCGCTGTCCGACCAGCCAACCACCCAGGCTGCCGTGAAATCCATAGTCGATCAGTGGAACACGGAGAACGAAGACGTTCAGGTAAAGATTGTCCAAGCCGGATGGGACGGGACCTTCGACAAACTCATCACCCAGTTCACCGGTGGAACGGCACCGGACATCATCCACTATGAGGCGAGTTCCATTGCCTCCTTCGCGGCGGACGGCTACCTCGCTGACCTGACCGACCTCATCGACGAGGACCTGAAGCAGGACATCTCCGAAGGGATTTGGGACTCTGTCACACAGGACGGAGAGATCATCGCCTATCCGTCCACTCTGCAGTCCTACATGGTGTTCGCCAATGCTGACCTCCTCGAAGCCGCCGGGGTTGAAGTTCCCACCGGCGACACGATGACGTGGGAAGAGTTGCAGACCATCGCGAAGGCAACAACCACCGAAGGCAATTTCGGCATCGGATGGGGTCTTGGATCGCCGACGGCGACGATGATGAGCCTCTCGCTCGGTTTTGACGGTGGCTTCTTTGACGGAGAAGGCACTGACGCGTCGATCGATGTTGGCGACTCCGAGCTGGCGGTGCCCGAACTGATCCATGAAATGGCCTACACCGACAAGTCGATCGAACCCACGTCACTGACACAGTCCGGGTCGGACGTACTCGCCTCGTTCTACGGAGGCAAGGTCGCAATGACCGTGCAGGGATCCTTCCAGGCGACGAACATTGCCAACGACGCCCCCGAAGGGCTCAACTGGGTGGCCCTGCCTCCGCTTGAGGGTTCAGCCGGCGCGATCCAGGCCGCAAACCCGCAGACCTACTCGGTGAACGTTGATTCCGAGTACGTGGACGAGTCGGCTGATTTCCTCAACTTCTTCATGAGCGCTGAGAACCTGGCCTCCATCGCCTACGCCGACGCACTGATCCCGGCGTCCTCCTCAGCCAGGACCGAGGTGGAAACACTGGCCGCGGACAACCCCGCCTGGGAACAGGTGCTGGCATCAGGCGAAGGGCTGCAGGGACCGCCGTTCCTCAAGGTCGAAAAGTACACGGAGTGGAAAGACACCATCGCCACGCCGGCCTTCCAGCAGTACCTGGCTGATCAGATCACCAGCGACGAGCTGGCTAACCAACTTTCCACCGGCTGGACTGACATCGCCGGTTGA